One genomic segment of Pseudomonas sp. RU47 includes these proteins:
- the grxC gene encoding glutaredoxin 3, giving the protein MSEVIVYSSDYCPYCSRAKYLLENKGVAFKEIKVDGKPQVRAEMTQKAGRTSVPQIWIGSQHIGGCDDLYALERAGKLDALLKA; this is encoded by the coding sequence ATGAGCGAAGTCATCGTCTACTCCAGCGATTACTGCCCTTATTGCTCGCGAGCCAAGTACCTGCTCGAGAACAAAGGCGTGGCCTTCAAAGAGATCAAGGTCGATGGCAAGCCGCAGGTGCGCGCCGAAATGACCCAGAAAGCCGGACGCACGTCCGTGCCGCAGATCTGGATCGGCAGCCAGCACATCGGCGGTTGTGATGATTTGTATGCCCTGGAGCGCGCCGGCAAGCTCGACGCGCTGCTCAAGGCCTGA
- a CDS encoding divergent polysaccharide deacetylase family protein — MSLRFVFVLLCCLAGAVHAEPASTKPHKAYLTLIIDDLGQNLPRDRRVLALPGPVTTAIMPDTPHATEFAREAHRAGKIVILHMPMDPATGPYAWHPELPIEELEKRLNAAFKMVPYTAGINNHMGSRMTAQPLAMAWLMGELQRRHKFFVDSRTSAQTVAAQQAQKIDLASVSRDVFLDDERTEAAISAQLQTAINLAHKQGSAVMIGHPYPQTLAVLERELPKLKAQGIEWIDIRQMISLRSNRAMLGHGKDGIYR; from the coding sequence ATGTCTTTGCGTTTCGTCTTCGTTCTGTTGTGCTGTCTGGCGGGTGCTGTTCATGCAGAGCCCGCCAGCACCAAACCACACAAAGCCTACCTGACACTGATCATCGACGACCTGGGGCAGAACCTGCCCCGGGATCGCCGCGTGCTGGCCCTGCCCGGCCCGGTGACCACGGCGATCATGCCTGATACCCCGCACGCCACTGAATTTGCCCGCGAAGCCCATCGCGCCGGCAAGATCGTCATCCTGCACATGCCGATGGACCCCGCCACCGGGCCTTATGCCTGGCATCCGGAACTGCCGATCGAAGAGCTGGAAAAACGCCTCAACGCGGCGTTCAAAATGGTCCCCTACACCGCTGGCATCAATAACCACATGGGCAGCCGCATGACTGCGCAACCCCTAGCGATGGCGTGGTTGATGGGCGAATTGCAGCGCCGGCACAAGTTCTTCGTCGACAGCCGCACCAGCGCACAGACTGTCGCCGCGCAGCAGGCGCAGAAGATCGACCTGGCGAGTGTGTCGCGGGATGTGTTTCTGGATGACGAACGCACTGAAGCAGCGATCTCCGCACAGTTGCAGACGGCGATCAACCTGGCGCACAAACAGGGTTCGGCGGTGATGATCGGGCACCCGTATCCACAGACATTGGCAGTGCTGGAGCGCGAACTGCCGAAGCTGAAAGCTCAGGGAATCGAGTGGATCGATATCAGACAGATGATCAGCCTGCGCAGCAATCGCGCCATGCTCGGGCATGGTAAAGACGGCATCTATCGGTAA
- a CDS encoding murein hydrolase activator EnvC family protein has translation MLRVLIALALTCLLQPAFADERAQTQQQLDATRQDIAELKKLLSKVQEEKSGVQKELKGTETELGKLQKQVDALQKELQKSESELQRLDAEKKKLQSARTEQQRLIAIQARAAYQNGRQEYLKLLLNQQNPEKFARTLTYYDYLSQARLEQLKNFNETLRQLANVEKDIAAQQAQLLVQKSSLDTQRDELENVRKERQQVLAKLNDDVKARDQKLAAREQDQADLSKVLKTIEETLARQAREAEEARQKALIAQQEAEKKRLREAQAENSDAPRKPVKSTPGALVSSSGETFGGPFAATRGKLPWPVDGRLLARFGESRGDDARTKWDGVMISASAGSQVHAVHGGRVVFADWLRGAGLLVILDHGNGFLSLYGHNQTLLKSAGDVVKAGESISTVGNSGGQDTSALYFAIRQQGHPSDPAQWCRAQG, from the coding sequence ATGCTCCGCGTCCTGATCGCCCTCGCTCTGACCTGCCTGCTCCAACCGGCCTTCGCTGACGAGCGCGCGCAAACCCAACAGCAGTTGGACGCCACGCGTCAGGACATTGCCGAGCTGAAAAAGCTGCTGAGCAAAGTCCAGGAAGAAAAATCCGGCGTACAGAAAGAACTCAAGGGCACTGAAACCGAGCTGGGCAAGCTGCAGAAGCAGGTCGACGCGCTGCAGAAAGAACTGCAGAAAAGCGAATCCGAGCTACAGCGACTCGATGCAGAGAAAAAAAAACTCCAGAGCGCGCGCACTGAACAGCAGCGACTGATCGCCATTCAAGCCCGTGCGGCCTATCAGAACGGCCGGCAGGAATACCTCAAGCTGCTGCTCAACCAGCAGAATCCCGAGAAATTCGCCCGCACCCTCACCTATTACGATTACCTGAGCCAGGCCCGCCTGGAGCAGTTGAAGAACTTCAACGAAACCCTGCGCCAGCTGGCCAATGTCGAAAAAGACATTGCCGCCCAGCAAGCACAATTGCTGGTGCAGAAAAGCAGCCTCGACACCCAGCGCGACGAACTGGAAAATGTTCGCAAGGAACGCCAGCAAGTCCTCGCCAAGCTCAACGATGACGTGAAAGCCCGCGATCAGAAACTCGCCGCCCGCGAGCAGGATCAGGCAGACCTGTCTAAAGTCCTTAAAACCATTGAAGAAACCCTGGCCCGCCAGGCCCGTGAGGCAGAAGAAGCGCGGCAGAAAGCGCTGATCGCCCAGCAGGAAGCGGAAAAAAAGCGCTTGCGTGAGGCGCAGGCTGAAAACAGCGACGCCCCACGGAAACCAGTCAAATCTACTCCCGGCGCGCTGGTGTCCAGCAGCGGCGAGACCTTCGGTGGCCCTTTTGCTGCAACCCGGGGAAAACTTCCGTGGCCGGTTGATGGTCGACTATTGGCACGCTTCGGCGAAAGCCGTGGCGACGACGCCCGCACCAAGTGGGACGGCGTGATGATCAGCGCCTCTGCCGGCAGCCAGGTGCATGCCGTACACGGGGGGCGCGTAGTGTTCGCCGATTGGCTTCGCGGCGCCGGGCTGCTGGTGATCCTCGACCACGGCAACGGTTTTCTGAGTCTTTACGGTCACAACCAGACGCTGCTCAAGTCGGCCGGTGATGTGGTTAAAGCCGGTGAGTCCATCTCCACTGTCGGAAACAGTGGCGGCCAGGACACATCAGCGCTGTATTTCGCAATTCGTCAGCAGGGTCACCCGAGTGATCCGGCGCAATGGTGTCGTGCGCAAGGATAA
- a CDS encoding tRNA (cytidine(34)-2'-O)-methyltransferase: MFHVILFQPEIPPNTGNVIRLCANSGCHLHLIEPLGFEMDDKRLRRAGLDYHEYATLQRHADLASCLESLGNPRLFAFTTKGSRPFHDAAFVPGDAFLFGPESRGLPPEVLDALPPEQRLRLPMREGCRSLNLSNTVAVAVYEAWRQNDFK, encoded by the coding sequence ATGTTTCACGTCATCCTTTTTCAACCAGAAATTCCGCCGAATACCGGCAACGTTATCAGGCTGTGCGCCAACAGCGGCTGCCACCTGCATTTGATCGAACCGTTGGGCTTCGAGATGGACGACAAGCGCTTGCGCCGTGCCGGTCTCGACTACCACGAATATGCCACGCTGCAACGTCATGCGGATCTGGCCAGTTGCCTGGAGAGCCTGGGCAATCCACGGCTGTTCGCGTTCACCACCAAAGGCTCGCGGCCGTTTCATGATGCCGCGTTCGTCCCGGGTGATGCGTTTTTGTTTGGCCCGGAAAGCCGTGGCCTGCCGCCGGAAGTGCTCGACGCGCTGCCGCCGGAACAGCGCCTGCGCCTGCCGATGCGCGAAGGCTGCCGCAGCCTGAACCTGTCCAACACCGTGGCGGTCGCTGTGTACGAAGCCTGGCGCCAGAACGACTTCAAGTAA
- the secB gene encoding protein-export chaperone SecB — protein sequence MTDQQNTAASEEETAPQFSLQRIYVRDLSFEAPKSPAIFRQQWDPAVALDLNTRQKALEGDFYEVVLTLSVTVKNGEEVAFIAEVQQAGIFLIKNLDAASMSHTLGAFCPNILFPYARETLDSLVTRGSFPALMLAPVNFDALYAQELQRMQESGETPTVQ from the coding sequence ATGACTGACCAACAGAACACTGCAGCCAGCGAAGAAGAAACCGCACCGCAATTCTCCTTGCAGCGCATCTACGTACGCGACCTGTCCTTTGAAGCCCCGAAAAGCCCGGCGATCTTCCGCCAGCAGTGGGATCCGGCTGTCGCGCTGGATCTGAACACTCGTCAGAAAGCGCTGGAAGGCGATTTCTACGAAGTTGTGCTGACCCTGTCGGTTACCGTGAAAAACGGTGAAGAAGTGGCCTTCATTGCTGAAGTGCAACAGGCCGGTATCTTCCTGATCAAGAACCTGGACGCGGCTTCGATGAGCCACACCCTGGGTGCGTTCTGCCCGAACATTCTGTTCCCGTACGCGCGCGAAACCCTGGACAGCCTGGTGACCCGTGGTTCGTTCCCGGCCCTGATGCTGGCCCCGGTGAACTTCGACGCCCTGTACGCGCAAGAGCTGCAGCGCATGCAGGAAAGCGGCGAGACGCCAACCGTTCAATAA
- a CDS encoding S41 family peptidase: protein MLHLSRLTSLALTIALVIGAPLAFAAQPAPAVAPAGTAATSKAPLPLEELRTFAEVMDRIKAAYVEPVDDKTLLENAIKGMLSNLDPHSAYLGPEDFTELQESTSGEFGGLGIEVGAEDGFIKVVSPIDDTPASKAGIQAGDFIVKINGQPTRGQTMTEAVDKMRGKIGQKITLTLVRDGGTPFDVTLARAVIQVKSVKAQLLESGYGYIRITQFQVKTGDEVSKALAKMRKDNGKKLNGIILDLRNNPGGVLQAAVEVVDHFITKGLIVYTKGRIANSELRFSATGKDESEAVPMVVLINGGSASASEIVAGALQDQKRAVVMGTTSFGKGSVQTVLPLNNDRALKITTALYFTPNGRSIQAQGIVPDIEVRKAKITSEADGEYFKEADLQGHLGNGNGGADKPTGSGSKAKAMPQDDDYQLAQALSLLKGLSITSGR, encoded by the coding sequence ATGCTGCATTTGTCCCGCCTTACCTCGCTGGCCCTGACGATCGCTCTGGTGATCGGCGCGCCTCTGGCGTTCGCCGCGCAACCGGCCCCGGCCGTCGCTCCGGCAGGCACAGCCGCAACCTCCAAGGCACCGCTGCCGCTGGAAGAGTTGCGCACCTTTGCCGAGGTCATGGACCGGATCAAAGCCGCTTACGTCGAGCCGGTGGACGACAAGACCCTGCTGGAAAACGCGATCAAGGGCATGCTCAGCAACCTTGACCCGCACTCGGCCTACCTGGGCCCTGAAGATTTCACCGAGCTGCAGGAAAGCACCAGCGGGGAGTTCGGCGGTCTGGGCATCGAAGTCGGCGCCGAAGACGGTTTCATCAAAGTCGTTTCGCCAATCGACGACACCCCGGCGTCGAAGGCCGGTATCCAGGCCGGCGACTTCATCGTCAAGATCAACGGCCAGCCGACGCGCGGCCAGACCATGACCGAAGCTGTCGACAAGATGCGCGGCAAGATCGGCCAGAAAATCACCCTGACGCTGGTACGCGATGGCGGCACGCCGTTCGACGTGACGCTGGCACGCGCGGTGATTCAGGTGAAGAGCGTCAAGGCACAGCTGCTTGAATCGGGCTACGGCTACATCCGCATCACCCAGTTCCAGGTCAAGACCGGCGATGAGGTCTCCAAGGCCCTGGCGAAGATGCGCAAGGACAACGGCAAGAAACTCAACGGCATCATCCTCGACCTGCGCAACAACCCGGGCGGCGTGTTGCAGGCAGCGGTGGAGGTGGTCGACCACTTCATCACCAAAGGCCTGATCGTCTACACCAAAGGCCGGATCGCCAACTCCGAACTGCGCTTCTCGGCCACCGGCAAAGACGAAAGCGAAGCGGTGCCGATGGTGGTGCTGATCAACGGTGGCAGCGCCTCGGCCTCGGAAATCGTCGCCGGTGCCCTGCAGGATCAGAAACGCGCGGTAGTCATGGGCACTACCAGTTTCGGCAAAGGCTCGGTGCAAACCGTGCTGCCGCTGAACAACGACCGCGCACTGAAGATCACCACCGCGTTGTACTTCACGCCGAATGGCCGCTCGATCCAGGCTCAGGGCATTGTCCCGGACATCGAAGTACGCAAGGCCAAGATCACCAGCGAGGCCGATGGCGAATACTTCAAGGAAGCCGACCTGCAAGGACACTTGGGCAACGGCAACGGCGGCGCGGACAAACCGACCGGGTCTGGCAGCAAGGCCAAGGCCATGCCACAGGATGACGATTACCAATTGGCCCAGGCCTTGAGCCTGCTCAAAGGGCTGAGCATCACCTCCGGCCGTTGA
- a CDS encoding Vps62-related protein, whose amino-acid sequence MTTTDTTPLPARQMEPIRLDNLLINFTSEFLRMWDTDGSRAKPAAFWRPTPAPDLLPGYFPLGDVVAPGLGNINGNKVVAVVCESPTPSVDAGKGKALRSPDDFELIWRDSGSGSKKDGAVWRPIPPAGYVALGSVCSNGHEKPSLNSIRCVRADLVIASSASDPLWNDKGSGARQSISAWGALPPAAASGEIYLAPGTFVGFNGYSKPADLQVHSLRLQIPLIINPRPVAPLLCGITPTALDLPQQPTFMASLPWFTVKDPLLAPLEQLHTSPFYTLQRTDKYVLVGHAHNSESTSQTFRWTAYREQRTDGLRAFTNSTSVEFGAQWQTNVRTPFLFSARLGHEFTQCEMHSNEWLNTAAIEVVAVVDGGKSVAAYLIQSDYRLLRADGTAVANLFSYTAGSSLHISQYTSEVPENIVPATQPVATETPVDIAEMEQTPTPASTEQDVVSATDSAP is encoded by the coding sequence ATGACCACAACTGACACTACTCCATTGCCTGCCAGGCAAATGGAACCGATCAGGCTCGACAACCTGCTGATCAATTTCACGAGCGAATTTCTGCGCATGTGGGATACCGATGGTTCGCGAGCCAAGCCTGCTGCGTTCTGGCGCCCCACCCCCGCCCCCGATTTGCTTCCCGGTTACTTCCCGCTGGGCGACGTGGTTGCGCCAGGTCTGGGCAACATCAATGGCAACAAAGTGGTGGCCGTGGTGTGCGAATCGCCGACGCCCAGTGTCGACGCTGGCAAAGGTAAAGCCTTGCGCAGCCCCGATGATTTTGAGTTGATCTGGCGGGATTCCGGTTCGGGATCGAAAAAGGACGGCGCTGTCTGGCGCCCGATTCCGCCTGCAGGGTACGTGGCACTGGGATCGGTATGCTCCAACGGTCACGAAAAACCCTCGCTCAATTCGATTCGCTGTGTTCGCGCCGATCTGGTGATTGCCTCGAGCGCCAGCGACCCACTGTGGAACGACAAGGGCAGCGGCGCACGACAAAGCATCAGCGCCTGGGGCGCGCTGCCACCAGCAGCAGCATCCGGTGAGATCTACCTGGCTCCCGGCACTTTCGTGGGATTCAATGGTTATTCGAAACCGGCGGATCTTCAGGTCCACTCGCTGCGTCTGCAGATTCCGCTCATCATCAATCCACGGCCTGTGGCACCTTTGCTTTGCGGGATAACACCGACTGCACTGGACCTGCCGCAGCAGCCTACCTTCATGGCCAGCCTACCGTGGTTCACGGTGAAGGACCCGCTGCTGGCCCCCCTTGAGCAACTGCACACGTCGCCGTTCTATACACTGCAGCGCACCGATAAATACGTGCTTGTCGGTCATGCTCACAACAGCGAAAGCACCAGCCAGACATTTCGCTGGACGGCGTACCGCGAGCAGCGAACCGACGGCCTGCGCGCATTTACCAACAGCACTTCAGTCGAGTTTGGAGCCCAATGGCAAACCAATGTGCGCACTCCTTTCCTGTTTTCGGCAAGGCTGGGGCATGAGTTCACACAATGCGAAATGCACTCGAACGAATGGCTCAACACGGCGGCCATTGAAGTCGTCGCGGTGGTCGACGGCGGAAAGTCAGTGGCGGCCTATCTGATTCAAAGCGACTACCGACTGCTGCGTGCCGACGGCACAGCCGTGGCAAACCTTTTCAGCTATACCGCCGGCAGCAGCCTGCACATCAGCCAATACACATCCGAGGTACCCGAAAACATTGTCCCTGCCACGCAGCCGGTCGCAACAGAAACGCCCGTAGATATTGCCGAAATGGAGCAAACACCCACCCCTGCGTCGACTGAGCAGGACGTCGTGAGCGCTACAGATAGCGCCCCATGA
- a CDS encoding rhodanese-like domain-containing protein produces the protein MVAHLIEFATNHYILVGIFVVLLALLLAHTMQGGGKSLSTGELTALVNKDAGVVVDIRPAKDFAAGHIVGAVNIPQDKLAARVAELEKHKAKTIILVDALGQTAGTHARELMKSGFTAAKLSGGISSWKGDNLPLVK, from the coding sequence ATGGTTGCTCACCTGATTGAATTTGCCACTAACCACTACATTCTTGTCGGTATCTTCGTCGTACTGCTGGCTCTGCTGCTGGCGCACACGATGCAGGGCGGCGGTAAAAGCCTGAGCACCGGCGAGCTGACCGCGCTGGTCAACAAAGATGCAGGCGTGGTGGTGGACATCCGTCCGGCCAAGGATTTCGCTGCCGGCCATATCGTTGGCGCGGTGAACATTCCCCAGGACAAACTGGCTGCGCGCGTTGCCGAGCTGGAAAAGCACAAGGCCAAGACCATCATTCTGGTCGACGCCCTGGGCCAGACCGCCGGCACCCACGCCCGCGAACTGATGAAATCCGGCTTCACTGCCGCCAAGCTGTCCGGCGGGATTTCCAGCTGGAAAGGCGACAACCTGCCGCTGGTGAAGTGA
- the gpmI gene encoding 2,3-bisphosphoglycerate-independent phosphoglycerate mutase, protein MTTTPKPLVLMILDGFGHSDSPESNAVFAAKKPVLDRLWASVPNGLISGSGMDVGLPDGQMGNSEVGHMNLGAGRVVYQDFTRVTKSIRDGEFFENPTICAAVDKAVAAGKAVHFMGLLSDGGVHSHQDHLIAMAELAFKRGAEKIYLHAFLDGRDTPPKSAASSIELLDATFQALGKGRIASIIGRYFAMDRDNRWDRVAQAYNLIVDGNSEFNAATAQEGLEAAYARGESDEFVKATSIGEPVKVEDGDAVVFMNFRADRARELTRVFVEDDFKDFERARQPKLAGFVMLTQYAASIPAPSAFAPGSLENVLGDYLAKNGKTQLRIAETEKYAHVTFFFSGGREEPFPGEERILIPSPKVATYDLQPEMSAPEVTDRIVDAIENQRYDVIVVNYANGDMVGHSGVFDAAVKAVECLDTCVGRIVDALEKVGGEALITADHGNVEQMADESTGQAHTAHTTEPVPFIYVGKRDLKVREGGVLADVAPTMLKLLGLEKPAEMTGTSILV, encoded by the coding sequence ATGACGACTACGCCTAAACCTTTGGTCCTGATGATTCTCGACGGCTTCGGTCACAGCGACAGCCCCGAATCCAACGCCGTTTTCGCGGCGAAGAAGCCTGTTCTCGATCGCCTCTGGGCCAGCGTGCCGAATGGCTTGATCTCGGGCAGCGGCATGGACGTCGGCCTGCCGGACGGCCAGATGGGCAACTCTGAAGTCGGCCACATGAACCTCGGCGCCGGCCGCGTGGTGTATCAGGACTTCACGCGCGTGACCAAGTCGATCCGCGACGGCGAATTCTTCGAAAACCCGACCATCTGCGCCGCGGTGGATAAAGCCGTGGCCGCCGGCAAGGCCGTGCATTTCATGGGTCTGCTCTCCGATGGCGGCGTGCACAGCCACCAGGATCACCTGATCGCCATGGCCGAACTGGCCTTCAAGCGCGGCGCCGAAAAAATCTACCTGCACGCCTTCCTCGATGGCCGCGACACACCGCCGAAAAGCGCCGCCTCGTCGATCGAACTGCTCGATGCGACCTTCCAGGCACTCGGCAAGGGCCGCATCGCCAGCATTATTGGTCGCTACTTCGCCATGGACCGTGATAACCGTTGGGATCGTGTCGCTCAGGCGTACAACCTGATCGTCGACGGCAACAGCGAGTTCAACGCGGCCACTGCGCAGGAAGGTCTCGAGGCCGCTTATGCGCGCGGCGAGAGCGACGAATTCGTCAAAGCCACGTCCATCGGCGAACCGGTGAAGGTTGAAGACGGCGACGCCGTGGTGTTCATGAACTTCCGCGCCGACCGTGCCCGCGAGCTGACTCGCGTGTTCGTCGAAGACGACTTCAAGGATTTCGAACGCGCACGCCAGCCGAAACTGGCCGGTTTTGTCATGCTGACCCAATACGCGGCAAGCATTCCGGCACCGTCGGCATTCGCCCCGGGCAGCCTGGAAAACGTGCTGGGCGACTATCTGGCGAAAAACGGCAAAACCCAGCTGCGCATCGCAGAAACCGAGAAATACGCGCACGTGACCTTCTTCTTCTCCGGCGGTCGTGAAGAACCGTTCCCGGGTGAAGAGCGCATCCTGATCCCGTCGCCGAAAGTCGCTACTTACGACTTGCAGCCGGAAATGAGCGCACCTGAGGTGACCGACCGCATCGTCGACGCCATCGAAAACCAGCGTTACGACGTGATCGTGGTCAACTACGCCAACGGCGACATGGTTGGCCACAGCGGCGTGTTCGACGCGGCAGTGAAGGCTGTTGAATGCCTCGACACCTGCGTCGGTCGCATTGTCGACGCCCTGGAAAAAGTCGGTGGCGAAGCGCTGATCACCGCAGACCACGGCAACGTCGAGCAGATGGCCGATGAATCTACCGGCCAGGCGCACACCGCGCACACCACCGAGCCGGTGCCGTTCATTTATGTCGGCAAGCGTGACCTGAAAGTCCGTGAAGGCGGCGTGCTGGCGGACGTGGCGCCGACCATGCTGAAACTGCTGGGTCTGGAAAAACCGGCGGAAATGACCGGCACCTCGATTCTGGTCTGA
- a CDS encoding substrate-binding periplasmic protein: protein MIKRLLLVLASTSMLLINTVRAENSPDTDLVLLTENFPPYNMAKDGKNFAKGENINGIAADIVREMFKRAGITYSLTLRFPWERVYKLALENPGYGAFVMARLPDREKLFKWVGPIGPDDWIMLAKADSKITLETLNDARKYKVGAYKGDAIAETLAKQGLKPIVVLRDQDNAKKLVNGQIDLWATGDPAGRYLARQDGVTGLKTVLRFNSAELYLALNKDVSDDVVARLQAALDQLRKEGVVDEIMGRYL from the coding sequence ATGATCAAACGCCTGCTTCTTGTTCTCGCCAGCACATCAATGTTGCTCATCAACACTGTCCGCGCCGAAAACAGTCCCGACACCGATCTGGTGCTCCTCACCGAAAACTTCCCGCCCTACAACATGGCGAAAGATGGCAAGAACTTCGCCAAAGGCGAAAACATCAACGGCATCGCCGCCGACATCGTCCGCGAGATGTTCAAGCGTGCTGGTATCACCTACAGCCTGACGTTGCGTTTCCCATGGGAGCGCGTCTACAAACTCGCTCTGGAAAATCCTGGGTACGGCGCCTTCGTGATGGCGCGCCTGCCGGATCGCGAAAAACTCTTCAAATGGGTCGGCCCGATCGGTCCGGACGACTGGATCATGCTGGCCAAGGCTGACAGCAAGATCACCCTCGAAACCCTCAATGACGCGCGCAAGTACAAAGTTGGCGCCTACAAGGGCGATGCAATTGCCGAGACATTGGCCAAACAAGGCCTGAAGCCGATCGTGGTGCTGCGTGATCAGGATAACGCGAAGAAACTGGTCAATGGCCAGATCGACCTGTGGGCCACCGGTGATCCTGCCGGACGCTATCTGGCACGGCAGGACGGTGTCACCGGCCTCAAAACGGTGTTGCGCTTCAACAGCGCGGAACTGTATCTGGCGCTGAACAAGGACGTCTCCGACGACGTCGTTGCCAGGCTTCAGGCCGCGCTGGATCAGCTACGCAAAGAAGGCGTGGTGGACGAGATCATGGGGCGCTATCTGTAG